Proteins encoded by one window of Marixanthomonas sp. SCSIO 43207:
- a CDS encoding T9SS type A sorting domain-containing protein produces the protein MKTIFTILMSLLISVVIAQDKVFVHKATTGNSTGNVTTLDHPDLNGNPNANIIISHNLNSEGVQYNNKITGTWYDGSNWTVFNEDLSSIIEGSSYNIYIPQGGKLITEEADGSSYTLELNDPAINGNPNAIIVYANYWNPNQVYNNHNYGFWYSDSSQRWNIYNEETTTEIPANATFSLLIDEGTGNADAFSHITTAGNTTANYTILDHPSLNGKPEAYPVISHNWGTASDSWSNILDKTIGVWYNGNNWTIYTEDTSTMPEDIKFNIYVASEPLSINDQTIANITTYPNPTRDQVTFTSKSAITSVSIYNLLGQKVKEFVGNKTTNLTINISELAAGNYIAKVQAGKAVQSVKLIKL, from the coding sequence ATGAAAACAATTTTTACAATTTTAATGTCACTACTTATTTCAGTAGTAATCGCTCAAGACAAGGTGTTTGTGCACAAAGCAACAACAGGTAATTCAACTGGAAATGTCACCACATTAGATCATCCAGATTTAAATGGTAATCCCAATGCAAATATCATTATATCACATAACCTCAACAGTGAAGGAGTGCAATACAATAATAAAATTACTGGCACTTGGTATGATGGATCAAACTGGACAGTTTTTAATGAAGATTTGAGTTCTATTATTGAAGGCTCATCATATAATATTTACATACCACAGGGAGGAAAACTAATCACTGAAGAAGCTGATGGCTCAAGTTACACCTTAGAGCTGAATGACCCTGCTATTAACGGAAACCCAAATGCAATTATCGTTTATGCAAACTATTGGAATCCAAATCAAGTTTACAACAATCACAATTATGGCTTTTGGTATAGTGATAGTTCTCAACGTTGGAATATATACAATGAAGAAACAACCACAGAGATTCCTGCAAATGCTACATTTTCTTTGTTGATTGATGAAGGTACCGGTAATGCTGACGCGTTCAGCCATATAACTACTGCTGGTAATACAACGGCTAACTATACAATTTTAGATCATCCAAGCTTGAATGGAAAACCAGAAGCATACCCAGTAATTTCTCACAATTGGGGTACTGCTTCAGACAGTTGGAGTAATATACTTGACAAAACTATTGGAGTTTGGTACAACGGTAATAATTGGACTATCTACACTGAAGATACCTCAACTATGCCTGAAGATATAAAATTTAATATCTACGTTGCTAGCGAACCTTTAAGTATTAATGACCAAACCATTGCGAATATCACTACTTACCCTAACCCTACAAGAGATCAAGTTACATTTACTTCAAAAAGTGCTATTACTTCAGTCTCTATATACAATCTGTTAGGACAAAAAGTGAAAGAATTTGTGGGTAATAAGACAACAAACCTAACCATAAACATATCTGAACTTGCAGCAGGAAATTATATTGCTAAAGTTCAAGCCGGAAAAGCAGTTCAATCTGTAAAACTAATCAAGTTATAA
- a CDS encoding DUF4136 domain-containing protein, which yields MKALKLLPLLLVFLVTSCTSVRVATDYDRKANFNSYQTFAFYKPGIDKAEINDLDKKRILRAIDTELNAKGLVKNKSADLLVSIFTKERERVDVYNNNFGYGWGWRPWYFGGYYGNTVSRSTEGSLYIDLIDAKTNELVWQGIGSARLITSGDIEDKEKRIREIVKEILAEYPPGAMKK from the coding sequence ATGAAAGCATTAAAACTATTACCACTATTGCTTGTCTTTCTAGTTACCTCTTGTACTTCAGTGCGAGTTGCAACAGATTATGACAGAAAAGCAAATTTTAATTCTTATCAAACTTTTGCTTTTTACAAACCAGGAATTGACAAAGCAGAAATAAACGATCTTGATAAAAAACGTATTTTACGAGCAATTGACACCGAGTTAAATGCTAAAGGCCTAGTTAAAAATAAATCTGCAGACCTTTTAGTAAGTATTTTTACTAAAGAGAGAGAGCGCGTAGATGTTTACAATAATAATTTTGGCTATGGTTGGGGCTGGAGACCTTGGTACTTTGGAGGGTATTACGGTAACACTGTTTCCCGTTCTACTGAAGGAAGCCTTTATATAGACCTTATTGACGCCAAGACAAATGAATTGGTTTGGCAGGGTATAGGAAGCGCTCGTCTCATCACAAGTGGCGATATAGAAGATAAAGAAAAACGTATTAGGGAAATTGTAAAAGAAATTTTAGCAGAGTACCCGCCCGGAGCAATGAAAAAATAG
- a CDS encoding urocanate hydratase translates to MTFKEQITQGIPDHLPNPKPFDTQQNHAPKRKEILSAEEKKLALRNALRYFDSKHHPTLLPEFKEELEKYGRIYMYRFRPDYKMYARPIEEYPGKSNQAKAIMLMIQNNLDYAVAQHPHELITYGGNGAVFQNWAQYLLTMKYLAEMTDEQTLAMYSGHPMGLFPSHKDAPRVVVTNGMMIPNYSQPDDWEKFNALGVTQYGQMTAGSYMYIGPQGIVHGTTITVLNGFRKIKKEPKGGLFVTSGLGGMSGAQPKAGNIAGCVTVCAEVNKKATHTRHSQGWVDEVINDIKKLAERVRTAISEKETVSIAYDGNVVDVWEYFAENDIHIDLGSDQTSLHNPWAGGYYPAGMSYEEANEMMANNPGLFKEKVQESLRRQAAAINKHTEKGTYFFDYGNAFLLEASRAGADILSKDSNKEFKYPSYVQDIMGPMCFDYGFGPFRWVCTSGKPEDLQKTDAIASEVLEELMKDSPEEIQQQMQDNITWIKGAQENKLVVGSQARILYADANGRIKIASAFNKAIKEGKIGPVVLGRDHHDVSGTDSPYRETSNIYDGSRFTADMAIQNVIGDSFRGATWVSIHNGGGVGWGEVINGGFGMLLDGTMDAQRRLESMLFWDVNNGIARRSWARNDEAVFAIKRAMKQNKNLQITLPNFVDDDLLN, encoded by the coding sequence ATGACTTTTAAAGAACAAATAACGCAAGGTATACCAGATCATTTACCAAACCCAAAACCTTTTGATACTCAACAAAACCACGCCCCTAAACGTAAAGAAATCCTTTCAGCTGAAGAAAAAAAACTTGCCTTGCGTAATGCCCTTCGTTATTTTGATTCAAAACATCACCCTACGCTTCTTCCTGAATTTAAAGAAGAGCTAGAAAAGTATGGCCGTATCTACATGTATCGCTTCCGGCCAGATTATAAAATGTACGCAAGGCCAATTGAAGAATACCCCGGAAAAAGCAATCAAGCAAAGGCTATCATGCTAATGATTCAAAACAACTTAGACTATGCCGTTGCACAGCACCCGCACGAGTTGATCACCTATGGTGGTAATGGAGCAGTATTTCAAAACTGGGCACAATACCTGTTAACAATGAAATATCTAGCCGAAATGACCGATGAGCAAACCCTCGCAATGTATTCTGGTCATCCTATGGGATTATTTCCAAGCCATAAAGACGCACCTCGAGTAGTTGTAACAAATGGTATGATGATACCCAACTATTCGCAACCAGATGACTGGGAAAAGTTTAACGCTCTCGGCGTTACTCAATATGGCCAAATGACAGCTGGAAGTTATATGTACATTGGTCCACAAGGTATTGTTCACGGAACAACAATTACTGTTTTAAATGGTTTCAGAAAAATTAAAAAAGAACCTAAAGGAGGGCTATTTGTGACATCAGGTCTGGGAGGAATGAGTGGAGCACAACCAAAAGCAGGAAATATTGCCGGCTGTGTGACAGTTTGCGCCGAAGTAAACAAAAAAGCTACGCATACACGCCACTCACAAGGATGGGTTGATGAGGTGATAAATGATATAAAAAAATTAGCAGAACGAGTACGTACAGCCATTTCAGAAAAAGAAACTGTATCTATAGCTTATGATGGAAACGTAGTTGATGTTTGGGAGTATTTTGCTGAAAATGACATTCACATAGATCTTGGCAGCGATCAAACGTCTCTCCACAATCCTTGGGCAGGAGGCTATTACCCAGCTGGAATGAGCTATGAAGAGGCCAATGAAATGATGGCAAACAATCCAGGTTTATTTAAAGAAAAGGTACAAGAAAGTTTGCGACGTCAAGCAGCAGCTATTAATAAACATACCGAAAAAGGAACCTACTTTTTTGACTACGGAAATGCATTCTTATTAGAAGCCTCTCGCGCCGGTGCCGATATTCTTTCCAAAGATTCAAACAAAGAGTTTAAGTATCCTTCATATGTACAAGATATTATGGGGCCTATGTGTTTTGACTATGGTTTTGGTCCATTTCGTTGGGTATGTACTTCAGGAAAACCCGAAGATCTGCAAAAAACAGACGCTATTGCTTCAGAAGTACTTGAAGAATTAATGAAAGATTCACCTGAAGAAATTCAGCAGCAAATGCAAGATAATATCACGTGGATAAAAGGTGCTCAAGAAAACAAGTTGGTTGTAGGTTCTCAAGCTAGAATTTTATACGCAGATGCCAACGGAAGAATTAAAATTGCTTCAGCATTCAACAAAGCTATTAAGGAAGGAAAAATTGGGCCGGTAGTTTTAGGACGTGATCACCACGACGTATCTGGCACAGACTCTCCCTATCGCGAAACATCAAACATCTATGACGGAAGCCGATTTACTGCAGATATGGCTATTCAAAATGTAATAGGCGATAGTTTTAGAGGCGCTACTTGGGTAAGTATTCATAACGGTGGTGGCGTTGGCTGGGGCGAAGTTATCAATGGAGGATTTGGTATGCTTCTTGATGGTACTATGGATGCACAACGAAGGTTAGAAAGTATGTTGTTCTGGGATGTAAATAACGGAATTGCACGCCGAAGTTGGGCACGAAATGACGAAGCTGTTTTTGCTATTAAAAGAGCTATGAAACAAAATAAAAATTTACAAATAACGCTTCCCAATTTTGTAGATGATGATTTATTAAATTAA
- a CDS encoding DUF5522 domain-containing protein yields MLFPKKRIKIEEGDFYLTPEGYKCFTEQYHLKRGYCCESGCRHCPYGFNKKTNSKT; encoded by the coding sequence ATGTTATTTCCAAAAAAACGTATAAAAATAGAAGAAGGTGATTTTTATCTCACACCAGAAGGCTATAAATGTTTCACAGAACAATATCACTTAAAGCGAGGTTATTGCTGTGAAAGCGGCTGTAGGCATTGCCCTTACGGTTTTAACAAAAAAACAAACTCAAAAACATAA
- a CDS encoding choice-of-anchor B family protein, with protein sequence MKKSLLVLLFISTVCFAQTPCSGGFANGYPCDGITLQDYISSAAMGAVEAQDSWGWTDPSTNKEYAIVALDNGTAFVDISNPTDIKYLGRMDSYTGSSYWRDVKIYNNHAYIVSDSNGSHGVQIFDLTRLRGLTGSPALNFNKNGDGRYSGVGSAHNIIINEETGYAYVLGSNRNGGGPRILDLSDPKNPTLAGDISAYGYCHDAQVVVYDGPDPDYQGKEILIGSFSNSDYVQILDVTNKSNVTRISFIDYINKEYTHQGWFTEDKRFFIAGDELDEGTHGFNTKTIVFDLTDLDNPLKHYVHYGETSATDHNGYVRGNRFYLANYAAGMRVFKVDGLYDETNPTMDEINYFDMYTPDNSANFHGTWNVYPFFESGNIIATGFGNLSTNGDGGLFILKDPNYDNTPPTASCQNFTATLDRVTGTVTITADDIDNGSTDNFGIVKKSLEASKTTFTCADVGKTFEVTLTVEDDYANKSSCTATVTVEAETTSYNGATWSNGVPSLGSNAKISANYNTATNSSFETCTCEVDASRTLTVAAGDYINVQRDITVNGNLYIAHEGSVVQQDNDATTINNGTISVEKITPNLDERDFMILGSPVSGETRNGVYGTSVMVRNHITANFTPNQQVNDEFPLAENFADDNGDNWVNYTGTINPGEGYLVRPQTTPTETGSFTLDYTQGTLNNGVVTFDLLFNTEANDSPNMLSNPYPSAIDADAFLDANPTIETLYFWEHLTAPNPSYPGYNPNNYNMNDISMYNEMGGSEAGNDPGTSTRPNGFIASGQGFGVKTSAAATAVFNNSMRVNENNDTYRRTAFESDRIWLQVRNEKWDMGSSILVGFSEVSTDAFESKYDSKRLATPVSLYSEIASGEQLAIQGRAPLADETEVLLGFDTQINEETTYHISISDIQGPIIENATVYLIDNKSSTVTNLSEEDYEFTAEKGNFNSRFILQFKSNQELDTSESLSQIAIFPNPANQLLNITSPSTYLKNIAVYDLLGRRINEKVGPNNNTHQLSLKTLNTGIYFVKIDTELGTVTKKLIKE encoded by the coding sequence ATGAAAAAATCACTACTAGTCCTTCTGTTTATAAGTACTGTTTGTTTTGCACAAACTCCTTGTTCGGGAGGTTTTGCAAATGGTTATCCTTGTGATGGAATAACCCTTCAGGATTACATATCCTCGGCAGCAATGGGAGCTGTTGAAGCTCAAGATTCTTGGGGATGGACAGACCCATCAACAAATAAAGAATATGCAATAGTTGCATTGGATAACGGAACCGCTTTTGTGGATATATCCAACCCTACCGATATTAAATATTTAGGACGGATGGACTCATACACGGGAAGTAGTTATTGGAGAGATGTTAAAATTTATAATAACCACGCCTATATTGTTAGTGATAGCAATGGAAGCCATGGTGTACAAATTTTTGACTTAACCAGATTACGGGGGTTGACCGGAAGCCCAGCACTCAATTTCAATAAAAATGGAGATGGACGCTATAGCGGAGTAGGTAGCGCCCATAATATCATTATTAATGAAGAAACAGGTTACGCCTACGTTCTTGGTTCAAACCGAAATGGTGGCGGACCCCGAATCTTAGACCTATCAGATCCTAAAAACCCTACTTTGGCCGGTGATATTTCTGCCTACGGCTATTGTCATGATGCCCAAGTTGTAGTTTATGACGGTCCAGACCCCGATTACCAAGGCAAAGAAATACTAATTGGTAGTTTTAGCAACTCAGATTATGTACAAATTTTAGATGTCACTAATAAAAGTAATGTAACACGCATAAGTTTTATAGACTATATAAATAAAGAATACACCCATCAAGGTTGGTTTACAGAAGACAAACGTTTCTTTATTGCTGGTGACGAATTAGATGAAGGAACTCATGGTTTTAATACTAAAACAATAGTATTTGATTTAACAGATCTTGACAACCCCTTAAAACATTATGTACATTATGGAGAGACTTCAGCAACAGACCATAACGGTTATGTTCGCGGAAACCGGTTTTATCTTGCCAATTACGCAGCTGGAATGAGAGTTTTTAAAGTGGATGGATTGTATGATGAAACAAACCCAACTATGGATGAAATCAATTATTTTGACATGTACACACCAGATAACTCTGCTAACTTTCATGGAACTTGGAATGTATATCCATTTTTTGAAAGTGGTAATATAATTGCAACAGGGTTTGGAAACCTAAGCACAAACGGTGATGGTGGTCTATTCATCTTGAAAGATCCAAATTATGACAACACCCCTCCTACTGCATCTTGTCAAAATTTTACAGCAACATTAGATCGTGTCACTGGTACAGTTACTATTACAGCAGATGATATAGACAATGGTTCTACAGATAATTTTGGCATTGTTAAAAAAAGTCTTGAGGCTTCAAAAACAACCTTCACATGTGCTGATGTTGGAAAAACTTTTGAAGTAACACTTACTGTGGAAGATGATTACGCAAACAAATCATCCTGTACTGCAACTGTAACAGTTGAAGCTGAAACAACTAGCTATAATGGAGCTACTTGGTCTAACGGGGTTCCTTCATTAGGATCTAATGCAAAAATTAGTGCTAATTATAACACAGCTACCAATTCAAGTTTTGAGACCTGTACGTGTGAAGTTGACGCCAGCAGAACACTTACAGTTGCCGCCGGAGATTATATCAATGTACAAAGAGACATAACCGTAAACGGAAATCTGTATATAGCTCATGAAGGTAGTGTTGTACAACAAGATAACGATGCAACAACTATAAACAACGGTACTATTTCAGTAGAAAAAATAACTCCAAATCTTGATGAACGTGATTTTATGATACTAGGAAGTCCTGTTTCTGGTGAAACGCGCAATGGAGTGTATGGCACCTCAGTAATGGTGCGTAATCATATTACAGCGAATTTCACCCCTAATCAACAAGTGAATGACGAATTTCCATTAGCTGAAAATTTTGCTGATGACAATGGAGACAACTGGGTGAATTACACAGGAACCATTAATCCTGGCGAAGGATATTTAGTACGCCCACAAACCACACCAACAGAAACGGGTTCCTTTACATTAGATTATACACAAGGAACTCTTAATAATGGCGTGGTTACATTTGATTTACTTTTTAATACAGAAGCAAATGACAGCCCAAATATGTTAAGTAATCCATACCCTTCAGCAATTGATGCAGATGCTTTTTTAGACGCTAACCCTACAATCGAAACACTTTATTTTTGGGAGCATTTAACAGCACCCAATCCCTCGTATCCGGGATACAACCCGAATAACTACAATATGAATGATATCTCTATGTATAACGAAATGGGAGGATCTGAAGCCGGAAATGACCCAGGAACATCAACACGTCCTAATGGGTTTATTGCTTCAGGACAAGGCTTTGGCGTAAAAACCTCAGCAGCAGCAACAGCAGTTTTTAATAATAGTATGCGCGTTAATGAAAATAATGATACTTACAGAAGAACAGCTTTTGAAAGTGACCGCATTTGGTTACAAGTTAGAAATGAAAAGTGGGATATGGGAAGTTCTATACTCGTTGGGTTTTCTGAAGTTTCAACCGATGCATTTGAAAGCAAATATGACAGTAAACGGTTAGCAACTCCAGTATCTTTATATTCTGAAATTGCTTCAGGAGAACAATTAGCCATACAAGGTAGAGCACCTCTTGCTGATGAAACCGAAGTTTTGTTAGGGTTTGATACTCAAATTAATGAAGAAACAACCTATCATATTTCTATAAGTGATATTCAAGGTCCAATTATTGAAAATGCTACCGTTTACTTGATTGATAATAAAAGTAGTACAGTAACCAACTTAAGTGAAGAAGATTATGAGTTTACTGCAGAAAAAGGCAACTTCAATAGTCGTTTTATACTTCAGTTCAAAAGCAATCAAGAGCTTGACACATCAGAAAGCTTATCACAAATTGCAATCTTTCCTAACCCTGCAAACCAACTATTAAATATAACATCACCTAGCACCTATTTAAAGAATATTGCAGTTTATGATTTATTAGGAAGGAGAATTAATGAAAAAGTAGGTCCTAACAATAATACTCATCAATTAAGTTTAAAAACATTAAACACTGGGATTTACTTTGTAAAAATTGACACAGAATTAGGTACTGTCACTAAAAAGTTAATTAAAGAATAG
- a CDS encoding 1-aminocyclopropane-1-carboxylate deaminase/D-cysteine desulfhydrase, producing MIEDIHSFLDLEKPVNTQKIDLSPFVKTNCELYLLREDEIHPFVSGNKFRKLKYNISQALSEGVDTLLTFGGAYSNHIAAVAAAGKLVGLKTIGVIRGEELSEKISENPTLSFAKKEGMKLHFITRDNFKLKETAAFLAALRQKLGAFYLIPEGGTNALAVKGCEEILTSQNEVIDYICAPVGTGGTIAGLIEASKANQKVVGFSALKGTFQTTEVKKYTSKTNFTILDDYCFGGYAKIDLKLIRFINRFKEETGIPLDPIYTGKMMYGIVDLLKNGYFKENSRIFAIHTGGLQGILGMNQRLHKKNLPQIKV from the coding sequence ATGATCGAAGACATACACTCTTTTTTAGACTTAGAAAAACCGGTTAACACACAAAAAATTGATCTTTCACCTTTTGTGAAAACCAATTGTGAATTGTATTTACTTCGCGAAGATGAAATTCATCCTTTTGTATCTGGAAATAAATTCAGAAAACTTAAATACAATATTTCTCAAGCCCTTTCTGAAGGTGTTGATACGCTACTTACCTTTGGAGGTGCATATTCAAATCATATTGCGGCAGTTGCTGCAGCTGGTAAGCTTGTAGGTTTAAAAACTATTGGAGTGATTCGAGGTGAAGAACTTTCAGAAAAAATATCCGAAAACCCTACGCTCTCTTTTGCTAAAAAAGAAGGAATGAAACTTCATTTTATAACACGTGACAATTTTAAGTTAAAAGAAACAGCAGCCTTTTTAGCAGCTTTAAGGCAAAAACTAGGTGCATTTTATTTAATTCCGGAAGGCGGGACAAACGCTTTGGCCGTAAAAGGTTGTGAGGAGATTTTAACTTCTCAAAATGAGGTAATTGATTATATCTGTGCACCAGTAGGAACCGGCGGAACCATTGCAGGGCTCATAGAAGCATCAAAAGCCAATCAAAAAGTAGTAGGCTTTTCTGCTTTAAAAGGAACGTTTCAAACTACAGAAGTGAAAAAATATACCTCAAAAACCAATTTTACCATTTTGGATGATTACTGTTTTGGGGGATATGCTAAAATAGATTTAAAATTAATACGTTTCATTAATAGATTTAAGGAAGAAACCGGAATCCCTCTAGATCCTATTTATACCGGCAAAATGATGTATGGTATTGTTGACTTGCTTAAAAATGGGTATTTCAAAGAAAATAGCCGTATTTTTGCCATTCATACCGGAGGATTGCAAGGAATTTTGGGAATGAATCAACGGTTACATAAAAAAAACTTACCACAAATTAAGGTTTAA
- a CDS encoding glucosaminidase domain-containing protein, whose product MVYRLCVILLLSTLALSSCKSKKRTVTSKKKTRTERVVIHDKKQEKTIVLPEKTEIKQPPANASYTEIVATYIDNYSKIAMEEMLQYGIPASITLAQGILESGAGRGDLTKKANNHFGIKCHDWTGDRVYHDDDELQECFRKYKDPKYSFRDHSLFLTERSRYQDLFKLKKHDYKGWARGLKKAGYATDPRYPDKLISIIERYNLRQYDTMVLGDQVTLIEEPNSNKIESYTVKRGDTLYSISRRFNITVDTLKEYNGLTSNTISIGQVLYLHSVKNQ is encoded by the coding sequence ATGGTTTATAGACTTTGCGTTATTTTACTTTTAAGTACATTGGCTTTAAGTAGCTGTAAGTCCAAAAAAAGAACAGTTACTTCCAAAAAAAAGACGCGTACTGAGCGTGTTGTAATCCATGATAAAAAACAAGAAAAAACGATTGTCCTTCCTGAGAAAACCGAAATAAAACAACCACCTGCAAACGCCTCATATACTGAGATTGTCGCAACTTATATTGATAACTACAGTAAAATTGCAATGGAAGAAATGTTGCAATATGGAATTCCGGCAAGTATAACATTGGCACAAGGAATTTTAGAAAGTGGTGCCGGCAGAGGTGATTTAACCAAAAAAGCTAATAATCACTTCGGAATAAAATGCCACGATTGGACGGGTGACCGTGTATATCACGATGATGATGAGTTGCAAGAATGTTTCAGAAAATATAAAGATCCAAAATATTCTTTTAGAGACCACTCTTTGTTTTTGACTGAACGAAGCAGGTATCAAGACCTTTTTAAGCTTAAAAAACACGATTACAAAGGTTGGGCTAGAGGATTAAAAAAAGCAGGGTATGCTACAGATCCTAGATATCCTGATAAATTAATAAGTATCATAGAGCGCTACAATCTTAGACAGTATGATACTATGGTTTTGGGCGATCAAGTAACCTTAATTGAAGAACCAAATTCAAATAAAATTGAAAGCTATACCGTAAAAAGAGGGGATACATTATATAGTATTTCTCGCAGATTTAATATAACGGTAGATACATTAAAAGAGTACAATGGATTAACATCAAATACCATTTCCATTGGTCAAGTATTGTACTTGCATTCAGTAAAAAATCAATAA